In Streptomyces paludis, the genomic stretch GTGAAGCCGGTGAAGTAGAGGCCGGGGGCGTGTTTGGGGGTGCGGGCGCCGCGGACGGTGGGGTGGCCGCGGGGGTCCAGGACCTTCAGGTGGCCCACCAGGCCCTCCAGCGCGCGGTGGTAGCCGGTCGCCGCGATGACCACCTCGGGGGTGATGCGGGAGCCGTCGGCCAGGACGACCGCGTTGCCCTCGAAGGACTCGACCGCGGCCACCGGCTCGACCTGTCCCTTGCGTACGGCCTTGATCAGGCCCACGTCCTGAAGCGGGATCGCGCCCTCGCGGGCCCGCGAGTACAGGCCGGTGTCCGGGCGCGGCAGGCCGTATGCCGAGAGGTCGGGGATCGCGATCCGGGCCTGGAGCGCGGCCACGCGGTCGACGAGCCGGGTCGGCAGCCGGCGGATCAGGATGCCGGTGGCCTGCGCCGGCCAGCCCAGGGTGGAGCGGCGCACGATGTGGGGGGCGTTCCTGACGGCGAGCCGGACATGCGCGGCGCCGCCCTCGACGAGGTCGACGGCTATCTCCGCGCCGGTGTTGCCGACCCCGACGACCAGCACGTCCTTGCCCGCGTACGGTCCGGCGTCGCGGTAGCCGCTCGCGTGCAGCAGGGTGCCGCCGGAGGTCTCGTACGTCTCGCGGCCGGGCCAGTCCGGCAGCTTCGGCGTGTGGTTGAAGCCGGTCGCGACGACGACCGCGCGCCCGCTCAGCTCCCGCCCGCCGGTCGCGTGCAGCAGCCATCCGGCGCCGTCGGGGGCCCGGTCGATCCGGGTGACCTCGACACCGGTGACGGTCTCCAGACCGTGGTGCTCGGCGTACTTCTCCAGGTACCGGACAACGTTGGCACGCGCCACCCAGCGGCCGAACGAGCGCGGCATCGCGAGCCCC encodes the following:
- a CDS encoding flavin-containing monooxygenase; translation: MCADFDFTHDRPVYVIGGGPGGLAVAAVLRQHGVRAVVLEKADAVGASWRGHYERLHLHTTRARSGLPGLAMPRSFGRWVARANVVRYLEKYAEHHGLETVTGVEVTRIDRAPDGAGWLLHATGGRELSGRAVVVATGFNHTPKLPDWPGRETYETSGGTLLHASGYRDAGPYAGKDVLVVGVGNTGAEIAVDLVEGGAAHVRLAVRNAPHIVRRSTLGWPAQATGILIRRLPTRLVDRVAALQARIAIPDLSAYGLPRPDTGLYSRAREGAIPLQDVGLIKAVRKGQVEPVAAVESFEGNAVVLADGSRITPEVVIAATGYHRALEGLVGHLKVLDPRGHPTVRGARTPKHAPGLYFTGFTNPISGMLRELALDARRIGKALAREKRTRLRAEARTRSSERKSLARRTR